The Nitrospirota bacterium genome contains a region encoding:
- a CDS encoding lysophospholipid acyltransferase family protein, which translates to MSSAIYGVLWALFRTVGRICFRYRVVGAVPKTGGFIVAANHASYLDIPFLGCGIWRRAWYLGRSDLFPVPGFKAICQWLGWIPLRTGRLDRDAFGKAVSLVKAGKIVVIFPEGGRSVDGRLQSPKPGIGVIVAQTGCAVVPAYLKGTHEVLPTGTMWPRFRPVTVFLGAPITFSRNGESGEAKQFYQEVARTVMERIASLGDVESPVQQSRAGIRKAE; encoded by the coding sequence GTGAGTTCGGCGATCTACGGGGTCTTATGGGCCCTCTTTCGGACCGTCGGGAGGATCTGTTTTCGTTACCGAGTCGTGGGGGCGGTTCCCAAGACCGGCGGGTTCATCGTGGCGGCGAACCATGCTAGCTATCTGGACATTCCGTTTCTCGGTTGTGGGATTTGGCGGCGGGCCTGGTATTTAGGCCGTAGCGACCTCTTCCCCGTGCCAGGCTTTAAGGCAATCTGCCAATGGTTGGGATGGATTCCCTTGCGGACCGGCCGATTGGATCGAGACGCCTTTGGCAAGGCGGTCAGTCTCGTCAAGGCTGGAAAGATTGTGGTGATTTTTCCCGAGGGTGGCCGCAGCGTGGACGGACGGTTACAATCTCCTAAACCGGGGATTGGTGTGATTGTGGCGCAAACAGGTTGTGCTGTGGTTCCGGCCTATCTCAAGGGGACCCACGAGGTATTGCCGACAGGAACCATGTGGCCGCGCTTTCGTCCCGTGACCGTTTTTTTGGGGGCGCCGATTACGTTCTCTCGGAATGGGGAGAGCGGAGAGGCCAAGCAGTTTTATCAGGAGGTGGCTCGCACCGTGATGGAGCGCATTGCCTCTTTAGGTGATGTCGAGTCTCCGGTTCAGCAGTCCCGTGCCGGCATTCGCAAGGCTGAGTGA
- a CDS encoding 30S ribosomal protein S1, translating to MSTVSPSSDQQLDRAALAALYEETFKNLEEGTITEGRVVAVSKDKVVVDIGYKSEGMISNDQFSTEELQNLKVGDPLKVYIEECEDADGNLVLSKEKADKMKIWEELEKLFNEEKSIDGKIVARIKGGMMVDIGVKAFLPGSQIDLHPVRDLDGLVGRTFPLKIIKINHRRGNVVVSRRVLLEETRDSKRKNTLSTLKEGQLIQGVVKNITDYGAFIDLGGIDGLLHITDMSWGRVGHPSEMFNIGDKVEVSVLKYDRETGRISLGLKQKSADPWSGVAGKYTIGTRVRGRVVSLTDYGAFIELEPGVEGLVHVSEMSWTHEVRHPSRVVSIGDQVEAAVLNVDPGSRKISLGMKQTAPNPWDMVEGKYAIGTRIEGKVKSLTDFGAFVGLEEGIDGLIHISDMSWTKHIKHPSELFKKGQKVEAVVLRIDKEKERLSLGYKQLGSDPWDAEIPNKYGVGDVAVGKVSKIADFGIFVELDGGVEGLIHISEAGLDQQAKLEEKFKLGDEVTAKIIKVDREERKIALSLRDHQSDNDRRQVDEYHSTQGTLDQSLGRAVKQSRKRNQAEDEK from the coding sequence ATGAGTACGGTTTCACCATCGAGTGATCAGCAATTAGACCGAGCGGCCCTAGCGGCCCTCTACGAGGAGACGTTTAAAAACCTCGAAGAGGGTACGATTACAGAGGGTCGTGTCGTTGCCGTGAGCAAAGACAAAGTGGTCGTCGACATCGGATACAAGTCCGAGGGCATGATCTCCAACGATCAGTTCTCCACCGAGGAGCTCCAGAACCTTAAAGTCGGCGATCCGCTGAAAGTCTACATCGAAGAATGCGAAGACGCCGACGGCAATCTGGTTCTCTCCAAAGAAAAAGCCGACAAGATGAAGATTTGGGAGGAGCTGGAGAAGCTCTTCAACGAAGAAAAAAGCATCGACGGCAAAATTGTGGCGCGGATCAAGGGCGGCATGATGGTGGATATCGGCGTGAAGGCCTTTTTGCCTGGCTCGCAGATCGACCTGCATCCGGTGCGGGATCTCGACGGATTGGTCGGGCGCACCTTCCCCCTCAAGATCATCAAGATCAATCATCGGCGCGGCAACGTGGTCGTATCCCGACGCGTGCTCCTGGAGGAGACGAGGGATTCGAAGCGGAAGAATACCCTCTCCACGTTGAAGGAAGGGCAATTGATCCAAGGCGTGGTGAAGAACATCACGGACTACGGTGCCTTCATCGATCTCGGCGGCATCGACGGGTTGCTGCACATTACGGACATGTCCTGGGGCCGTGTCGGTCATCCGTCGGAGATGTTCAACATCGGTGACAAAGTGGAAGTCAGTGTTCTCAAGTACGATCGGGAGACCGGGCGTATTTCGTTGGGCTTAAAGCAGAAGAGTGCCGATCCCTGGAGCGGCGTTGCCGGCAAGTACACGATTGGCACCCGCGTTCGGGGTCGTGTGGTGAGCTTGACCGACTACGGAGCCTTCATCGAGCTCGAACCCGGTGTCGAGGGACTGGTACATGTCTCTGAGATGTCCTGGACACATGAAGTCCGCCATCCGTCACGTGTCGTTTCCATCGGGGATCAAGTCGAAGCGGCTGTGCTGAATGTGGATCCTGGCAGCAGGAAGATTTCGCTCGGCATGAAGCAGACTGCGCCGAATCCCTGGGATATGGTGGAAGGGAAGTACGCCATCGGGACACGCATTGAAGGAAAAGTGAAGAGCCTCACAGACTTCGGCGCGTTCGTCGGACTTGAAGAGGGCATCGATGGATTGATCCATATTTCCGACATGTCCTGGACGAAGCACATCAAGCACCCCTCTGAACTCTTCAAAAAGGGCCAGAAGGTCGAAGCGGTGGTGTTGCGGATCGACAAAGAGAAGGAACGGCTGTCACTCGGGTATAAGCAGCTCGGGAGCGATCCCTGGGACGCCGAGATCCCGAATAAATATGGCGTCGGGGATGTGGCGGTCGGGAAGGTCAGCAAGATCGCCGATTTTGGCATTTTCGTCGAACTGGACGGAGGAGTCGAAGGGCTGATTCACATCAGCGAGGCGGGCCTCGACCAACAGGCCAAGCTGGAAGAGAAGTTCAAGTTGGGGGACGAAGTCACGGCCAAGATCATCAAGGTCGATCGCGAAGAGCGGAAGATCGCGCTCAGCCTGCGTGATCACCAGTCGGACAACGATCGCCGGCAGGTCGATGAATATCACTCCACGCAAGGCACGTTAGATCAAAGCTTGGGTCGTGCGGTCAAGCAGAGCCGGAAGCGAAACCAAGCTGAGGACGAGAAGTAG
- the sppA gene encoding signal peptide peptidase SppA, giving the protein MSHEATEKPAKRGIVRKVFWALGIGLGLLFLMNLFLPDLDLSMEDRVGLIRIEGVILDAQSTISELKRFADNPSVKAIVLRIDSPGGGVVPSQEIHDAVLRIRNKSNKPVIASMGSVAASGGYYIAVATDRIMANSGTLTGSIGVIMETANIEGLLKKIGVEGVVIKSGRFKDVGSPLRKMSDEEHALLQSVMDDVHKQFIEAVAEGRGLALVDVQALADGRIFTGRQAKESKLVDELGDLEDAIQLAADAAGIEGEPKVIEPRRRFSFRELIESRISMLFPRLDFYHGLGFKYLMAF; this is encoded by the coding sequence ATGAGTCATGAAGCAACAGAAAAGCCGGCCAAGCGCGGGATCGTGCGGAAAGTGTTTTGGGCGCTCGGCATCGGGCTTGGCCTGCTCTTTCTGATGAACCTGTTCCTTCCCGATCTTGATCTTTCGATGGAGGATCGGGTTGGGCTGATCCGCATTGAAGGCGTTATTCTGGATGCCCAATCCACGATCAGCGAATTGAAGCGATTTGCCGACAATCCTTCCGTGAAGGCGATCGTCCTAAGAATCGACAGCCCCGGCGGTGGAGTTGTGCCGTCGCAAGAAATCCATGATGCAGTCCTACGCATTCGAAATAAGAGCAATAAGCCTGTGATCGCCTCGATGGGATCTGTGGCGGCATCAGGGGGCTATTACATTGCCGTGGCGACTGATCGGATCATGGCCAACTCCGGGACGCTGACGGGGAGTATCGGCGTAATCATGGAGACGGCCAACATCGAAGGGCTGCTCAAGAAGATCGGGGTTGAAGGTGTGGTGATCAAGAGCGGACGATTCAAAGACGTGGGGTCGCCCCTCCGGAAGATGAGTGACGAAGAACATGCGCTGCTCCAATCCGTCATGGACGATGTTCATAAGCAGTTCATCGAGGCCGTAGCGGAAGGTCGCGGGCTTGCGTTGGTTGATGTGCAGGCTTTGGCGGATGGACGAATTTTCACGGGTAGGCAAGCCAAAGAGTCGAAGCTGGTGGATGAGCTTGGCGATCTCGAAGATGCGATCCAGCTGGCTGCGGATGCGGCTGGCATCGAAGGTGAGCCGAAAGTCATCGAACCTCGCCGGAGATTTTCCTTTAGAGAGCTGATCGAGTCTCGAATCTCGATGCTTTTTCCCAGGCTGGACTTTTACCATGGGCTCGGATTCAAGTATCTCATGGCATTCTAG
- a CDS encoding HU family DNA-binding protein, which translates to MTKAQIIERVSEQITTLTKRQAEVVVNTIFDCVRDSLKNGDKTEIRGFGSFRLRARRMKEGRNPKTGATVAVPAKKVPFFKAGKELKELLNQS; encoded by the coding sequence ATGACGAAGGCCCAGATCATCGAGCGCGTCTCCGAGCAGATCACGACGTTGACGAAACGGCAGGCGGAAGTCGTCGTCAACACGATTTTCGATTGTGTGCGTGATTCGTTAAAGAACGGCGATAAGACGGAGATTCGAGGGTTCGGCAGTTTTCGCCTGCGGGCACGCAGGATGAAAGAAGGACGAAATCCTAAGACCGGTGCGACCGTCGCGGTCCCTGCTAAGAAAGTCCCATTTTTTAAGGCCGGCAAAGAGTTGAAGGAACTCCTGAACCAGTCATAA
- a CDS encoding VCBS repeat-containing protein: protein MQDGGRYGGRPWCLMALAINLCLLQASGCTKQDPYTPPDLFYYFASYQVGKNPTTVTPTDVNQDGLTDLLTTNIGSNTLSILLGNGDGTFREQVQLNTCKEPRSLALGMFNHDPYSDVALACSGGDEVAVLFGRNDGKFEEGPRYPVHRTPIAIASGDLNNDGAADLVVALRNDKIKVFLGTGAGEFSHGAQYEYGDTPTSVALTDLNGDGKVDLAVTNGGPMSNAVSIWVGNGDGTFRPPVDYKTGKRPLGVSFADFNNDRNSDLLVINGERDSFTTYLGNGNGTFQAGHDSGADAGPNFGLARDFNGDRRTDVAIVNLQSSDLSILFGRGDGTFEYPPRNYRTKPGPFALAIFRVTTKEAEEPGLVTVDNGSGTVSIFLHKGLKGATAPAVKVP from the coding sequence ATGCAAGACGGCGGCCGTTATGGCGGTAGGCCATGGTGTCTTATGGCCTTGGCGATAAATCTGTGCCTTCTTCAGGCAAGCGGCTGCACCAAACAAGATCCCTATACCCCACCGGATCTTTTCTACTATTTTGCCAGTTATCAAGTTGGTAAGAACCCGACGACGGTCACCCCTACCGATGTCAATCAAGACGGGTTGACCGATTTGTTGACGACCAACATCGGCAGCAATACGCTTTCGATTCTTTTGGGGAACGGCGACGGCACCTTTCGCGAGCAAGTCCAACTCAATACCTGTAAAGAGCCCCGCTCGCTCGCTCTCGGGATGTTCAACCATGATCCGTACTCCGATGTGGCCTTGGCTTGCTCAGGGGGAGACGAGGTGGCTGTACTCTTCGGTCGAAACGACGGGAAGTTTGAAGAAGGTCCGCGTTACCCGGTACACCGGACTCCCATTGCCATTGCCAGCGGCGATCTCAACAATGATGGTGCCGCGGACCTCGTGGTTGCATTGCGAAACGACAAGATCAAAGTATTTTTGGGGACCGGCGCCGGTGAATTCTCCCATGGGGCACAGTACGAATATGGCGATACGCCGACGTCTGTGGCGTTGACCGACTTGAATGGCGATGGGAAGGTCGATTTGGCCGTAACCAACGGAGGGCCGATGTCGAATGCGGTTTCCATCTGGGTTGGAAACGGGGACGGCACGTTTCGCCCTCCCGTCGACTATAAGACAGGGAAGCGCCCGCTCGGGGTGAGTTTCGCAGATTTCAACAATGACCGGAACAGTGATTTGCTCGTAATCAATGGCGAGCGAGATAGCTTTACGACGTATCTCGGCAACGGGAATGGAACTTTTCAGGCAGGACACGATTCCGGCGCCGATGCAGGGCCCAATTTCGGTCTCGCACGAGATTTCAACGGCGACCGACGCACCGACGTGGCCATCGTCAATCTTCAGTCGAGCGATCTCTCTATTCTTTTCGGCCGGGGCGATGGCACCTTCGAATATCCGCCGAGAAATTATCGAACGAAGCCAGGCCCCTTTGCGCTCGCGATTTTCCGAGTGACGACGAAGGAGGCAGAAGAGCCTGGGCTGGTCACTGTAGATAACGGTAGTGGAACGGTCTCCATCTTTCTCCATAAGGGATTGAAGGGGGCGACCGCACCGGCGGTGAAAGTGCCATGA
- a CDS encoding D-alanyl-D-alanine carboxypeptidase family protein, whose protein sequence is MMTRDREMFSRGAFLAHATGLLTGLMLISAVTGTFSVAFAKNATAQQAHTRTAIDSHQFPPWRVAPAHGILLKDLKTGRVLYEHDAGKRMSPASLTKIMSALVILEKGHLDDLVTISPNAARAHKTHLRVKAGQVFRLEDLLKAMLIMSANDACLAAVEHVGGDEAQFVTLMNAKAAALGLADTHFSNGCGFDNPDHYSTAEDLAALSLIALDQPIFRQLVREERAIITAVNGHHAYILHTTNKLLGRIPGVEGIKTGFTSKAGRCLIAKVSQNGSDLLLVILNSNRRWNTATNLITYGLQVVDAPH, encoded by the coding sequence ATGATGACAAGAGACCGCGAGATGTTCTCTCGTGGAGCATTCCTGGCCCACGCAACTGGGCTGCTCACCGGGCTGATGTTGATCAGTGCCGTGACCGGCACATTCTCGGTCGCATTTGCGAAGAATGCGACCGCACAGCAGGCCCATACCCGTACGGCCATCGATTCGCACCAGTTTCCGCCCTGGCGAGTCGCTCCAGCCCATGGCATTCTTCTCAAGGACCTTAAAACCGGGCGAGTTTTGTATGAGCACGATGCCGGGAAGCGCATGTCTCCCGCCAGTCTCACCAAGATTATGTCGGCCCTGGTTATTCTCGAAAAAGGTCACTTAGACGATCTCGTCACGATTAGCCCCAATGCTGCACGAGCCCACAAGACGCATCTGCGCGTGAAGGCAGGGCAGGTCTTTAGGCTGGAAGATCTGTTGAAGGCTATGTTGATCATGTCCGCGAACGATGCTTGCCTTGCAGCGGTGGAGCATGTCGGCGGCGATGAAGCGCAGTTCGTGACGCTCATGAATGCCAAGGCTGCAGCCTTGGGCTTGGCCGATACGCATTTCAGTAATGGCTGTGGGTTCGATAATCCGGACCATTACTCGACGGCCGAAGACCTCGCCGCGTTGAGCCTCATTGCCCTCGATCAGCCGATCTTCCGGCAGTTGGTTCGTGAAGAGCGCGCGATCATCACGGCTGTCAACGGCCACCATGCGTATATTTTGCACACGACGAATAAATTGCTGGGACGTATTCCCGGTGTTGAAGGGATTAAGACAGGCTTTACGTCCAAAGCCGGCCGATGTCTTATTGCCAAAGTCTCTCAGAACGGGAGCGATCTTCTGCTGGTGATCCTCAACTCGAATCGTCGATGGAATACCGCGACGAATCTCATTACCTACGGGCTGCAGGTTGTCGACGCGCCACACTGA
- a CDS encoding group 1 truncated hemoglobin — protein MTAKYMLRQTVAGLGLLAIFAGCVATEQVPAGRSLHARIGGQPVISVVVEQCVANVLADTRINGRFATTDIRKLKGQLVDHLCMATGGPCIYSGRDMKTTHVGMRISTGDVSAFVEDLVKAMDIAKVPMQEKGEILGLLGSMKKDIIEVP, from the coding sequence ATGACGGCGAAATATATGTTGCGGCAAACGGTTGCCGGACTTGGTCTGTTGGCGATCTTTGCAGGTTGTGTGGCAACGGAGCAGGTTCCGGCAGGAAGGTCTCTCCATGCGCGGATTGGTGGGCAACCTGTCATTTCCGTGGTCGTCGAACAATGTGTGGCCAATGTGCTTGCTGATACCAGAATCAATGGTCGGTTTGCGACCACCGATATACGGAAACTGAAAGGCCAACTCGTCGACCACCTCTGCATGGCCACAGGGGGTCCTTGCATCTACAGCGGACGTGACATGAAGACGACTCATGTCGGGATGAGGATTTCCACTGGAGACGTTAGCGCATTTGTAGAGGATCTGGTGAAAGCGATGGATATAGCGAAGGTGCCAATGCAAGAAAAGGGAGAAATCCTAGGTCTATTAGGGTCAATGAAGAAGGATATTATTGAGGTACCGTAA
- a CDS encoding Glu/Leu/Phe/Val dehydrogenase, giving the protein MHELDTPTFRLAMAQFDQAAKAMELDPNLRERLKLPQRSLIVSVPVRMDDGRVEVYTGYRVQHDSSRGPTKGGIRYHPDVNLGEVAALAMWMTWKCALADLPYGGAKGGVAVDPKQLSQAELQRLTRRYATEIFPLIGPEKDVPAPDVGTDAQVMAWIMDTYSQQVGYSVPGVVTGKPLSIGGSLGREEATGRGVVYVTIEALRHLNLDIRNSTVVIQGFGNVGAHTARIMQECGARVTAVSDVHGGIHNANGLDIPELLTRCKTHGQPLRDTKLGDWLSNDELLQLDCTVLVPAALSEQITERNAGKLRCRILAEGANGPTTLEADRILQNQGVFIIPDILANSGGVIVSYFEWVQDGQRFFWKAKDIQERLQDILINAFHRTLQFSLSKNTSMRMAALMSGIDKVAQAHLHRGLYP; this is encoded by the coding sequence ATGCATGAACTCGACACACCGACCTTCCGACTGGCGATGGCGCAATTTGACCAAGCAGCCAAGGCCATGGAACTGGATCCCAATTTGCGCGAGCGGCTGAAACTCCCACAGCGGTCTCTAATCGTCAGCGTACCCGTTCGAATGGATGACGGCCGAGTCGAGGTCTATACCGGCTATCGTGTGCAGCATGATTCCTCTCGCGGCCCCACCAAGGGCGGCATTCGCTATCACCCGGACGTAAATCTTGGGGAAGTCGCAGCACTCGCCATGTGGATGACCTGGAAATGCGCATTGGCCGACCTACCCTATGGCGGAGCGAAGGGTGGGGTCGCGGTCGATCCGAAACAATTGTCGCAGGCAGAATTACAACGATTGACTAGACGCTATGCAACGGAAATCTTCCCCTTGATCGGCCCGGAGAAAGACGTGCCGGCGCCGGATGTCGGGACAGATGCTCAGGTGATGGCCTGGATCATGGACACCTACAGTCAGCAAGTGGGGTATTCGGTGCCGGGCGTCGTAACCGGCAAGCCCCTTTCGATTGGAGGCAGCCTGGGGCGTGAGGAAGCCACCGGACGCGGAGTGGTCTATGTCACCATTGAGGCGCTTCGGCACCTCAATCTCGATATCCGGAACAGCACTGTGGTGATCCAGGGATTCGGCAATGTGGGGGCCCACACTGCCCGCATCATGCAGGAATGTGGTGCGCGCGTCACCGCCGTGAGCGACGTACACGGAGGGATTCACAACGCAAACGGTCTGGACATTCCTGAACTCCTCACGCGCTGCAAAACTCACGGACAACCCCTCCGTGACACCAAGCTGGGAGATTGGCTCTCCAACGACGAACTGCTCCAGCTTGACTGCACCGTACTGGTCCCCGCCGCGTTATCTGAACAGATCACCGAGCGAAATGCCGGGAAGCTCCGCTGTCGAATTCTCGCTGAAGGAGCAAACGGTCCGACGACCCTGGAGGCCGATCGCATCCTGCAGAATCAGGGGGTCTTTATCATCCCGGACATCCTGGCCAACTCCGGTGGCGTCATCGTCTCCTACTTCGAATGGGTACAGGATGGGCAGCGCTTTTTCTGGAAAGCCAAGGACATTCAGGAGCGACTACAAGATATTTTGATCAACGCCTTCCATCGGACGTTACAGTTTTCTCTTTCCAAGAATACGTCCATGCGTATGGCCGCATTGATGAGCGGAATCGACAAAGTGGCGCAAGCCCATCTCCATCGTGGTCTGTATCCATGA
- the lipB gene encoding lipoyl(octanoyl) transferase LipB, translating into MNHADGSLHSHDGTGHESRPGPQEGRLVLFPKPVPYDEAWRLQQQLREERIAENQGDTLLLLEHQPVYTLGRSTKPAHWACGEEALRQTGANFQSVDRGGSITYHGPGQIVGYPILKLSHYCSGPKQYVRNLEEVLIHTLARWGIEGYRVKKAPGVWVRWRDADAKIAAIGVRIDHGVTLHGFALNVDLDLSPFSHIVPCGLTACPITSMAEIRQSPLSIATVTQQVAQEFARTFNVQWLNLPPEITEQGDDHITLAATTLTHS; encoded by the coding sequence ATGAATCACGCCGACGGGTCCCTGCACAGTCACGACGGTACAGGACACGAGAGCAGACCCGGTCCGCAAGAAGGCAGGCTCGTCCTGTTTCCCAAGCCGGTCCCCTACGACGAAGCCTGGCGACTACAGCAACAATTACGGGAAGAACGGATTGCGGAGAATCAAGGGGATACGTTGTTACTCCTTGAACATCAGCCCGTCTATACCCTGGGCCGAAGTACCAAACCCGCGCATTGGGCCTGCGGAGAAGAAGCCCTCCGCCAAACAGGGGCCAACTTCCAATCCGTCGATCGTGGCGGCTCCATTACCTATCATGGACCGGGACAGATCGTGGGGTATCCGATCCTCAAGCTGTCGCATTATTGTTCAGGGCCGAAACAGTATGTGCGGAATTTGGAAGAGGTCTTGATCCATACGCTCGCACGATGGGGAATTGAAGGTTATCGTGTCAAGAAGGCACCTGGCGTCTGGGTCCGCTGGCGTGATGCGGATGCAAAGATTGCAGCCATCGGAGTCCGGATCGATCATGGCGTGACGCTTCACGGCTTTGCGCTCAACGTCGACCTGGACCTCTCCCCCTTTTCCCATATCGTGCCCTGTGGCCTGACCGCATGCCCGATCACGTCCATGGCCGAAATCCGACAGTCTCCCTTGTCTATTGCAACCGTCACGCAACAGGTAGCGCAGGAATTCGCGCGAACGTTCAACGTACAGTGGCTGAATCTCCCGCCAGAGATCACGGAACAAGGAGACGATCACATTACCCTCGCCGCGACGACGCTCACGCACAGCTGA
- a CDS encoding trypsin-like peptidase domain-containing protein, whose amino-acid sequence MTTIRTVETKSSHFHVFTVSLLLPLVIVMVPDGRFAKAETVVGSVPIHEKSLSVPAVVAQVRPSVVTILTRGMPSTPTQAQSGSGSGVIIDASGYILTNNHLVAGIKSLVVGLSTGRLTPGRVVARDFLLDLALVKITATDLVPATLSPVPALEIGESVVAIGNPLALKGGSTVTVGVVSAVDRSVLTPDGETLYDLIQTDAAINPGNSGGPLVDLAGHVIGINVAIAPSAQAISYAISMEAIYPHIQSMIVRGSVLRPDIGFTPVTITASIMASFGLDGDRGVLALNVEPGGTAVTGGLQSGDIITAVDQHQIYNLGDFWHSIRRSEDLPSLQLTVQRKNVQSTISIHKPSRQKALP is encoded by the coding sequence ATGACCACAATCCGCACAGTAGAGACAAAATCAAGCCACTTTCACGTCTTCACCGTTTCGCTCCTTCTCCCTCTTGTCATCGTCATGGTCCCGGACGGACGGTTTGCCAAGGCTGAGACCGTGGTTGGATCGGTCCCCATCCACGAAAAATCTCTGTCAGTCCCTGCCGTCGTGGCACAAGTACGCCCCTCAGTTGTCACCATTCTCACTCGCGGCATGCCGTCCACTCCCACGCAGGCCCAATCGGGGTCTGGGTCCGGCGTGATTATCGACGCGAGCGGCTATATTCTGACGAACAATCATTTGGTCGCGGGCATCAAGAGCCTGGTCGTCGGACTCTCAACGGGTCGGCTCACCCCAGGCCGTGTCGTTGCACGTGATTTCCTGCTGGACCTGGCCCTCGTCAAAATCACGGCAACGGACTTGGTGCCCGCGACGCTCAGTCCTGTACCGGCACTTGAGATTGGCGAGTCGGTCGTTGCCATCGGCAATCCCCTCGCGCTCAAGGGAGGCTCAACCGTCACTGTCGGTGTCGTCAGCGCCGTCGATCGCTCAGTCCTCACTCCGGATGGTGAAACACTCTACGATCTGATCCAAACCGATGCGGCCATCAACCCTGGCAACAGCGGAGGTCCGCTCGTGGATCTGGCCGGTCATGTGATCGGCATTAATGTGGCCATCGCGCCATCCGCCCAGGCCATTAGTTATGCGATTTCGATGGAGGCCATCTACCCCCACATTCAATCGATGATCGTCCGTGGATCGGTCCTTCGTCCGGACATCGGATTTACGCCTGTGACCATCACCGCAAGCATCATGGCGAGCTTTGGACTGGACGGTGACCGCGGGGTCTTGGCGCTGAATGTCGAGCCGGGAGGAACCGCCGTCACAGGAGGCCTCCAGAGCGGGGATATCATTACTGCCGTCGATCAACATCAGATCTATAATCTCGGAGACTTCTGGCACTCCATCCGACGTTCGGAAGATCTCCCCAGCCTGCAACTGACCGTACAGAGAAAAAACGTCCAGTCCACCATCTCGATTCACAAGCCTTCGCGGCAGAAGGCTCTTCCATGA
- a CDS encoding sigma-70 family RNA polymerase sigma factor: MKKNLFPTPEPEELVRMAKDVDADDPEASDLLDVIGKDTSEEEQPDEPVKTATRTAVSGGPFMLESLYFRSFGERALLTREEEVELAKKIDSGTSTIRKTLRQTLRVFPKLTRTASVLEAQHTLQMVKELSGLSASAIDKAEQRLTDMISQEAGQQKLPVTIAKQLKEGLATLRSARVLLEQAKDELVRCNLRLVVDVAKHYTGRGLTLLDLVQEGNIGLMKAAERYQYRKGFKFSTYATWWIRQGITRALADQSRTIRIPVHQTEASHRILRVTRRLGQQLGRPARIEEVADVLRMRPERLHETVQAFQEPVALEKLVGDGSTEFGELLPDLQAVPPDANVHQTEMAQQLERILDTLTPREQTVIRLRFGIGHDQSCTLEQVGQSLSVTRERIRQIEAKALKKLKTPQIKEMFAAIQ, from the coding sequence ATGAAAAAGAATCTATTCCCAACCCCTGAGCCGGAAGAACTTGTCAGGATGGCAAAGGACGTTGATGCGGACGATCCCGAGGCGAGCGACCTGTTAGATGTGATCGGCAAAGACACCTCCGAAGAGGAACAACCGGATGAGCCGGTGAAGACGGCGACTCGTACCGCAGTGAGCGGCGGCCCGTTCATGTTGGAGTCACTCTACTTTCGCTCCTTCGGCGAACGAGCCCTCTTGACCAGAGAAGAAGAAGTCGAGCTGGCAAAGAAGATCGATTCTGGAACGAGCACGATTCGGAAGACCTTACGTCAGACCCTCCGAGTCTTCCCGAAGCTCACGCGCACAGCCTCGGTGCTTGAGGCGCAACACACACTCCAGATGGTCAAAGAGTTGAGCGGACTCTCAGCCAGCGCGATCGATAAAGCCGAGCAGAGGCTCACTGACATGATCAGCCAGGAAGCGGGACAGCAGAAGCTTCCGGTGACCATCGCCAAACAACTCAAGGAGGGGTTAGCCACCCTCCGCTCCGCTCGGGTCCTGCTTGAACAGGCCAAGGACGAATTGGTGCGCTGCAACCTACGGCTCGTCGTGGATGTCGCAAAACATTACACAGGCCGCGGACTGACGCTGCTGGACCTCGTGCAAGAAGGCAATATCGGGTTGATGAAAGCAGCCGAACGGTATCAATACCGCAAGGGGTTCAAATTCAGCACCTATGCAACCTGGTGGATCCGTCAAGGCATCACCCGTGCGCTCGCAGATCAATCGCGGACCATTCGTATTCCGGTTCACCAGACTGAAGCCTCGCACCGAATCCTCCGTGTCACCAGACGGCTCGGGCAACAGCTGGGCCGGCCGGCCCGAATCGAAGAAGTGGCGGACGTGCTGCGGATGAGACCGGAACGGCTCCACGAAACCGTGCAGGCCTTTCAAGAGCCGGTCGCCTTGGAGAAACTGGTGGGTGACGGGAGCACGGAATTCGGGGAACTTCTTCCCGACCTGCAAGCCGTCCCGCCAGATGCCAATGTGCATCAGACGGAAATGGCGCAGCAGCTCGAACGTATTCTCGACACGCTCACGCCTCGGGAGCAAACCGTCATCCGCCTGCGCTTCGGGATCGGTCACGATCAGTCCTGCACATTGGAGCAGGTCGGGCAAAGCCTGTCGGTCACGAGGGAGCGGATTCGCCAGATCGAAGCGAAAGCGCTCAAGAAACTGAAAACCCCACAGATTAAGGAAATGTTTGCCGCCATCCAGTAA